The DNA region GAGGGCAAGCGCCGCAGCAACCAGGCCGAGGCCGGTATCCAGGCGCTGCGAGAGTCCTGCGACACCCTCATCGTCATCCCCAACGACCGGCTGCTGCAGCTCGGCGACGCCGCGGTGAGCCTGATGGACGCCTTCCGCTCCGCGGACGAGGTGCTGCTCAACGGTGTTCAGGGCATAACAGATCTGATCACCACCCCGGGTCTGATCAACGTCGACTTCGCGGACGTCAAGTCCGTCATGTCCGGCGCCGGCTCGGCGCTGATGGGCATCGGCTCGGCGCGTGGTGAGGGCCGCTCGGTGAAGGCCGCCGAGGCCGCGATCAATTCGCCGCTGCTGGAAGCCAGCATGGACGGCGCGCACGGCGTGCTGCTCTCCATCGCGGGCGGCTCCGATCTCGGCCTGTTCGAGATCAACGAGGCCGCCTCGCTGGTGCAGGAGGCCGCGCACATCGAGGCCAACATCATCTTCGGAACGGTCATCGACGACTCCCTCGGCGACGAGGTCCGGGTCACGGTGATCGCCGCCGGCTTCGACGGCAGCGGGCCCGCCCGCCGCATCGAACCCGCGGTCGGCCGGTTCGGCGGCGCCGGATCGAGCACCGCGACCGCCAGCGCCTCGGCCGGAAGCCTCGGCCGCACATCGGAATACACCCCGGCCCGCGCGGTCGAGCCCGCCCCCGCGGCGCGTCCGGAACCCGCGCCGGTGGCCCAGCCCATCGCCGAACGCGGCCCGGCCCCCTCCTACAGCGCGCCCCGGCCCGCGGTGGATCCGACCGTCGCGAGCAACAGCCGCGGCCACATCCAGCCGCCGGACGCCGACGACTACGAGGTCGACGTTCCCGACTTCATGCGCCGCGGCTGATACCGAGCGCCGACCGGCAACGTGATTCGAACGCGCCCACCCGAGAGGGTGGGCGCGTTCGTGTTTCCGGCCGGTCGCGCTCGCTGTCTGATTCCAGGTTGCCCCGTGGTGGCTACTACCCTCGGAGGCATGACTTCAGCGGCACCGGTGTTCCGGACCAGGCGGGTGGTGACCACGCGCGCGGGCGGGTTCTCGCACGCGCCCTACGACTCGTTCAATCTGGGCGACCACGTGGGTGACGATCCGGAGGCGGTGCGGCGCAACCGGGTTCGGCTCGCCGAGAGCATCGGGCTGCCGCCGCAGCGGCTGGTGTGGATGGAACAGATCCACGGGCGGAACGTGGAGATCGTGGACGGCCCGCGCGCGGAGCCGGTCCCTGCCACCGATGCGCTGGTGACCACTCGGCGTGATCTGGCGCTGGTGGTGCTGACCGCCGACTGCGTGCCGATCCTGCTGTCCGACGACGAGGCCGGGGTGATCGCGGCCGTGCACGCCGGGCGGATCGGGGCGCGCATCGGGATCGTGCCGCGGGTGCTGGAGGCGATGGTGTCGGTGGGCGCGAAGCCCGAGCGCATCGGCGCGTTCCTGGGTCCGGCGGCCAGCGGTCGCCAGTACGAGGTGCCCGCCGCGATGCGCGCCGATGTGGAGGCGCGGCTGCCGGGCAGCGCGACCACCACGGCCAAGGGCACGCCGGGCCTGGATCTGCGCGCGGGCATCCGCCGGCAGCTGCAGGCGGCCGGCGTCAGCGCGGTCGCGATGGACCCGCGGTGCACCATCGAGGACAAGACGCTGTTCTCCCACCGTCGCGGCGCGCCGACAGGCCGACTCGCCGGTGTGATTTGGATGTCATCCGAGGGGGTTTCAGAATGACCGAAAGTTTCACCGCCGCAGCCGGATCCGGTGCGGCGCACGTCACTTCCGGCGGAGGTCGGGTCGCGGAGCTCGAATCGTCGCTGTCGGCACTCATCGAGCGAATCGACGCAGCGTGCGCGGCCGCGGGCCGTGAACCGGGGTCGGTGCGGCTGCTGCCGGTGAC from Nocardia tengchongensis includes:
- the ftsZ gene encoding cell division protein FtsZ; the encoded protein is MTPPHNYLAVIKVVGIGGGGVNAVNRMIEQGLKGVEFIAVNTDAQALLMSDADVKLDVGRELTRGLGAGADPEVGRKAAEDHKDEIEEVLKGADMVFVTAGEGGGTGTGGAPVVASIARKLGALTIGVVTRPFSFEGKRRSNQAEAGIQALRESCDTLIVIPNDRLLQLGDAAVSLMDAFRSADEVLLNGVQGITDLITTPGLINVDFADVKSVMSGAGSALMGIGSARGEGRSVKAAEAAINSPLLEASMDGAHGVLLSIAGGSDLGLFEINEAASLVQEAAHIEANIIFGTVIDDSLGDEVRVTVIAAGFDGSGPARRIEPAVGRFGGAGSSTATASASAGSLGRTSEYTPARAVEPAPAARPEPAPVAQPIAERGPAPSYSAPRPAVDPTVASNSRGHIQPPDADDYEVDVPDFMRRG
- the pgeF gene encoding peptidoglycan editing factor PgeF, with protein sequence MTSAAPVFRTRRVVTTRAGGFSHAPYDSFNLGDHVGDDPEAVRRNRVRLAESIGLPPQRLVWMEQIHGRNVEIVDGPRAEPVPATDALVTTRRDLALVVLTADCVPILLSDDEAGVIAAVHAGRIGARIGIVPRVLEAMVSVGAKPERIGAFLGPAASGRQYEVPAAMRADVEARLPGSATTTAKGTPGLDLRAGIRRQLQAAGVSAVAMDPRCTIEDKTLFSHRRGAPTGRLAGVIWMSSEGVSE